DNA from Peromyscus leucopus breed LL Stock chromosome 3, UCI_PerLeu_2.1, whole genome shotgun sequence:
TTCACACTGCTTGGCAGAAGGGGACAGAAAGAGGCTGGCTAAAGCAAGCCTTGCCCACCTAGTCTCCAGACAGGTACCCACTGAGCAGTAGGTCGGTCTTCCTATCACACATGGGGACATTTTGTCTAAAGGCTGCCTTATAGAACGGCAGTTTGAGGCTACTAAGGAGACACAGCAAGCTGACAGATGCATACTGCCTCTCTGTCCATGTCCACTTACCCAGCTTCCCAATCCTGTTAAGGGTGAAGGATGATGTTGGTGTCCTGcattttacaaataaggaaattGAACAAATTGCTTgtctgaaacattttctttttcctttttttaatgtggtttaCATTCTGTTTCTGAGAAAATACATGCAAAAGAGGACAGCAAAGTggttaaaatctctctctctctctctctctctctctctctctctcacacacacacacacacacacacacacacacacacagagagagagagagagagagagagagagagagagagagagagagagagattggcagTGCACCAAGCAAGCTCAGCCGCACCCCagctttccccttctctcctggACACTTCTATCCCGAGCGTGGTCAGCTGGCTCCAGCCTAGTACAAGGGAATGGGTGCTGGGCCTTGAGTTCTTTTTCTGCTCTCTGAGAACACAGCTGCCTCTCTGAGAAAGGAAATCCTTCCATCACCAACTCCCCCTCTTCACCCTCTTGCTTGGTAGATGCCCCAGGAACTGGCATTCTCTGGGCTGTGGGGACCCAGTGCTGGCCCGGATGTCCAAAGGCTTAGGACATCCAGGTTTAGCTAGAACAAGGTGGTTGAACAACTTCCCCCTGGGAACCCCTTCCTGTGGCAGAGGCTCAGGTGAAGATGTCAGGTACACTAAAGGGCAAGTGGAGACTAGGCCGCCAGATCCGGGCATGTGGCAGCCTTCAGCCTGTGTGCTGCAGATTCCATTTTGGCCCTGAGCATGTCTCTGGCACCACAATGAGATTCAGGCACTGGAGCCAAAACAGCAGGTTCCCCAGGTGCCTAGGTGACAGTCTGTAGGAAACGCAGTGATAAATCTGCTGAGACCTCATGTATTTTGTTGGGCCTCAGGAAATATGCAcctcaaggtgtgtgtgtggggggggatagaGACCAGGCCCTTACTTGGAAGCCTTttggacagtggttctcaatcagTGGGTCGCAACCCTTTTAAGGGTCAGAaaaccctttcatgggggtcacctaaaaccatcagaaaacacatttatattatgattcataagagtaacACAGttacaatagcaacaaaaacaattttatgttttggggtcaccacaacatgaggaacatattaaagggtcacagcattagaaaggttgaaaaccactgctttagggAGCGGAGACACCACCCCCCCCCTTGGTCCTTGACCCTTGGTTTCACATGAGACTTTGGCGGACACCCAGAGTACAGCACACATTTCCTCGTTAGAACGATCTGGGAGGTGGTCACTCCGCTCACAGTCATCTTAACCATGATAAAACCAAGGAATAGAGACACCAAGTCACTCCTTGGTCACCAGCCAGCTGGTGACAAACAGATGGTACCAGTCAGGTTGCATTGTGGGAACCAGACTGTCAGTACTCTGTAGACGCTGGGTCTCACTAGGAATTGCCCAGTCCCTGCAGACCTGCCAGGAGGAGTCCACAGGAGAGGGAAGCTGGGGGAGGCCACAGGGACCCACCACATTCTTCATGAACTTTGGCTGGGAGGGGTTAGAGTTCCTGGATCACTGGGAGATGCAGGTAGAGCGTACTAAGGAGGCTGCCGGGGCAAGAGCCGGAGACGGAGGCTGAAGCCTGGTGAGACTTTCTAGAAGTCCAGCTTTTCAGGTTGGAGGTCTGCTGCCTATGCCCTGATTTTCTTCCCAGGGCGTACTCGGGTACCCTGGCCTTACAGAGCCTCCCCATGTCCTTGTCCATCTGCTTGTGTACACCCCCGTGGCCAAAAGAGCTGGTCCCATTGGGCAGGTCTCTTCTATCTGTCTGTTGTTCCTGGGACTTCCCGAAGAGCCAGTCCAGAGGGTTGTCAGTGCCAGGAGAGGGCAGTGTGGGCTGTGGGCTGCTGAAGCAAGGAGAACTGTCTTCTAGAGACTCGGCCTGGCGCCTCTTCTCTCTGGTCCAGGCTGGCCGGTAGGGTCTGTGGGGTCGGCTCTGGACTATGACCTTGTCCAGCACTGAGGTTGGCTGTGCCAGCTGACAGATAGACCTAACATAGTCATCCAGGCTGGGAGAGGTTGGGGGCTCCTGCCCAGGTGCCCCATGTGGTAACTCCTCTGAAGTTTCCCGAATCGTTGGCAAGTGGGGCACGGGCAGCCGAAGCCGGGACCTCATTGctgcaaacaaagcaaaaccaagctGTTGGCCAAGAGAAAATAGTGGCCTACCATGCCATCCTGACACCCTCCTACTTCCTTCCCGTCACTGTAGAAGCTACACAGGACTCGGGTACCCAGAAAGCAATAAGAAACCTGTGGATCTGAGACCAGGGCTCATCCCCCAGCTCTTCCTTTCTGATATCAAAGCCCTCATGCTAAGATTTCATTGCTAGTGTAGTGTAGATAattggggccggagagatggctctgcaattAAGGGtacttattcttgcagaggacccgagttcaattcttagcacacacatacatggtggctcaaaccatCTATAAATACAGTGCCTAGGGATCCAACAGGCGTGTATGTAGTACACATATtttcatgtaggcaaaacactcatacatataaagtacaataaattagttaaaaaatttaaaacaaagaatgaaCAAATAAGAGAACTGAGGGTGCTAATTGGGGTCTGAGGACACCCAGGTTTTAAACCCATCTCAGTCACTTAATGAGCTGCACACCTTTGACAATGTCACCTCTACTTACCCATCTGAAAAACAGGGTTATTAACAGCCCACTGGCAGGGATATTATGGGAAATGCATGAAATCATAGCTTTGACATCACAgctcttgagttctttgtaagCATGAAAGCCTTGGGCAAACACCATATTATCTTAGCCATCAGTGGCACCCACCACCCTGGTCTCTatccaggagccaggcaggctgTAAGAGCTCAGGGTGAGAAATGCCCTCAGATACAAACTAGCGTCAAACCAGAGGACAGTCGCTCCTCTTACCTGTGGGTCAGCAGACAGGGCGGCGGGGAGTCTTGATGAGTAAAGGTTGTCTAATCCAAAGGAAGCACCCAGAGGTGCGCAGTCACAGCCGCGTCGCCAGCTCCCGAACAATCAGGGCGATGTGCCGTGGATTCTCCTCCTGTGCTGTCTGGCAAACCCAGACACCCACTGCTGCTTTTAAATGTTTCCTCCAGTCGTCAATCACTGTCAGGAAAGCTCAAAATAGCAGCGCTTAGGAAGGTTCTCAGAGGAAAACAGGGTGGAGGGCGGGGCTTGGCCCAGCTGCCAGcctggcatttgtgtgtgtgcctgtgggaaGCAGGGAAATGTTTACACTgcagggtgaggggtggggcagcCGCCTGGCCTTGGCTTAGAGACAGTTTCACTATAGGTAGAGACCAAAGCCAGATTAGAGGGTGCTGGGAGAGCCTGAAGGCACCACGGGACCCTCACAGGGAGCCCAGAGGTCTGCCAGCCCTGTCTGGTGCAGCACAGTATTTTTTACTGTGTGTTACACCAGCTCCTATGATCCTGTGACATGCTGGCCTTCTTCTAATTTTTGCTGAGTGCTGGGGCCAGCACTTGTGACCTTGATGACACATACGCCTTGCAGGGCTCTAGCCTGGAGTCTTCCTGGGTCTGCTGCAAGGTGTGGGACACCTCCTTACACAAGCACTAGGGCAGCCTGGGGATCTGGCCTGTTCTAGAAACATCTCAGATGGGACACTTTCGAGGGGAAATTTGCTTACGCATTGTTTACCAGATGTGTGGTGGTACTACTGTGTGCCAGTGACTGCTCAAGGTATAGCAAATGATGTGGACAGATCTGGATCCATGGAGCTTGTttcccaggcagagagagaaacaagtcACTGATGGGCAGTTGCAGGGACCCAGCACTCACCAtggttgcaaaaaaaaaagaagtgcagtAGGGTTATGGGGCAGGACCAAAAGCTGTTATTGTAGGTGGGGTTGTCAGAAATATCTTCTCTAAGGGGTGACATTGGTGCAGATATCTGAAAACCATGGGGCAGTacatgcaaaggccctgggatGATAATGTGCTCAGCATACTCAGGGCACAACGGGAGCCTGTGTGCATGGTCCAGGTGAGCCGGTCAGAAGATACCAAGACAATGGCAGGGCACTGTGGGTTCAAATAAAGGGCTGCAGTGCGGCTTCTGCCAGCTGCCATGCTCAGGCTAATGACGGTGGCTGTGGGGAACTAAGGGACTCCAGGGGTGTCACCAACACAGCAGCCGCTGAAGGCAAGGTGAGCAACCCTGGGAAAGTTCTCAGTAAGAAGCCGGCTGTGCATTTCTCAGGCCTCAGCACCTCTGCTCACCTGGAACACATCTGTCTCCTGCCCTCAGGAGCGGGAAGAAGGGGAGCCACAGAGGGGACAGGGACTGATCAGGTCTGATATGTGAGGGCTGGACAGACCCTAGACTCTGGCAGCAAGGGGAACTGCTGGTCCCTTGTCCATGTATCCTAGGTGTGGCATTAATGCCACAGGTAAAGGCGTTGGACACTGGAGCTACTGAACAGCGCTTAAGTCAGGTGGCAGTTCCCAGCTCACACCTGAAGGACTCCATAGGActtgtgtctgtttctctggCTCTCAGAATTTCTTAGCAGCTGGCTGATGAGTTGAGAGGTTGGACTAAAGAGGAAAGCGCTTACTGCCCAGAAGGCTTGCCTCATGTGTGAGTTCAGGCTCTCTTGGTTGGCCACACCACAGGAGCAGCAGACCCCGCCTGTGTGCTGGATCCTGGCAGCTCTGGCCCGGCCTCAACTTTCTTTTGATTTCATTAGAGACCCTTGTCAGCAGCTGGCTGATTGCACTCTTCCGCCCTGGCCTCTCTCTCCAGGGTGTCTTCTTATCTCAGGCAGCTCCTAGCTTTCACAGTCCTCAGGCTGTCATATTGCCTCTTCCATTTGCTGAGGCTAGACTTGCTGTTAGGACACCTATTCACTCCATCTCACCCCCATTCACTACCATCCAGGGCCCAGTGCATTTTCCAGGGGACCCCTCCACCCCCCTCAGTGCTCCTCCTGCATTCACTGTAAGCCACTCATACTGAAGCCATGGCTTTTTCATCCCTCCcgtctctgagccttgggtgggACTAAGGGTGATGAGTGTCCATGAAAGAGCTGTGTGCTGAGAATTTCCAAGTATGCTTTTCTTACTCTCCCTAGAGACACTTTAAACTGTAGATTGATGCCAGCCTTTTATTTATGGGAGTTGAGTTTCACATCTGAGCCTGTTTTTGATCATTACTTTTTTTGCCTGATTTTTAAggcattttttatatttatttattttattctatgtgtgtgagtgattttccctgcatgtgtaccatatgcatgcagtgcccacagaggtcagaggagggaattgaatcccctggaactggaattacagatatttGCAAACCAAcacccaggtgctgggaatcaaacctgggttcgcTTCAATCACAggaagtattcttaactgctgagccatctccagccctttgCCTGTCTGTTAAGGCAAACACTGCATATCAGAAAGCTGTGTGTGTTTTTGATAGCCTTAGACTGTTGTTTCTGTGGGCAGTGAGGTGTTTGAAACTGGACGTGACTGTTAAGGGACCCTGAGACCCACACTGAAGGTACAGCTGATGTACGAATGAGTTTTCATGGCGTGGCTGTCCTCACGGGGACTTTCCATGACAATGAAGAGAGAAGCAGAATGTGGGGGAGGGAAACTGCATGCTTTCACTTAAGTGTTGTGTGGAATCCAAAATCAATCAAgctcacagaagcagaaagaaggatGGCTGTCAAGAATGGTGAAGGTAGGGAAGTGGGGATTTTTGTAGATGAGTGAAAGCTTGCAGTTCAAGCTGCAGGAGTCTGAGAGGTCCACAGGGCAGCGCCGTGCCCATTGCAACCAACTCTGCACTGTGCATGTACGCATTCATTAGGTGTGTGAGTCTTCAGCCCTCACTTAGTGGGCCAATCACGCCCTTCACCACTGTGCTGAGAATCACTCTTTGATGGACCCTCTGTAACAGAGGAGAAAACTAATCCCAGGCCTTGCTTAGGACTCAGGTTCCATGGGTCAGGAAGCCCGACTGCACCCTGAACCCTTAATCAGGACccacaccatcaccatcatccttTGTGTTCACAAGCATCTTCAGAGTGCATGTGTGCCATCATGAATCATAGTTACCAGGCATCCCTGTTGACTTCGAAATCCAAGACAGGAACCATGTTGCAAATAGATACGGAAAGAGGTTAATTATGGTTTAAGTGGTAACTAGATCCAGAACACCACTGAATAAATAcccaaaagaaaggagagaataagAGAAAAGAGGTAGGGGGAGAATAGGGGCATGGGGGACTCTTACGTTAAATGTTCTTAGCAGGAAACATAcaagtaaagtaataaaatactGGGTGAGATGGCTTTGAGAGGTTGAAGCCTCTGTAGAGGTGCTGGAGATTTCTGGTAGGTCACTGGCAGTTCAGTTTCTCATGGAGTAGCTTGTA
Protein-coding regions in this window:
- the Depp1 gene encoding protein DEPP1, whose protein sequence is MRSRLRLPVPHLPTIRETSEELPHGAPGQEPPTSPSLDDYVRSICQLAQPTSVLDKVIVQSRPHRPYRPAWTREKRRQAESLEDSSPCFSSPQPTLPSPGTDNPLDWLFGKSQEQQTDRRDLPNGTSSFGHGGVHKQMDKDMGRLCKARVPEYALGRKSGHRQQTSNLKSWTSRKSHQASASVSGSCPGSLLSTLYLHLPVIQEL